The DNA window AAGGATCGAATGGGTTGGATAAATGATAATGTCTTTTACTTTTTGAAcggaaagagagaatgagagagtatCTTAACAAAATGGAGGCTGCCCAAAGCAGCCATCTCTTAATGGGCCTTATTTTAAAAGAGGTAAAAGCAGTTGGCAGACACTTGCACAGATAAAGAAAGAGGAGTAAATGGCACACATGGCGCTCTGCGTTTCTTGGTGTGGGTTAAGTGTGTAATGAGCTGAAGTTATGGTGCATTTTTGACCCTGCACTGGCTaatcagaacatttttatattccttgtaaaaaaaaaataaaataaaaataataaaaaaatatatatatataattttaattcctTGCATGTATATAGCACTTCTCTCACTAGCAGAcgactcaaagtgctttacagtgttGAGGGAGGAAACGCCACAACCACctccaatgtgtagcacccgtCAGGGTgctgcacggcagccattttgcgacAAAACGCTCACCACCCATCATCTCcaggtggagaaggagagaagaatatttttagccaattaaatcaggggatgattaggtggcaggtttaTGTGCTGCATAAATGTGCTGTGTTTATGTAGCACATTCTATGTCTCCTTCTCTGATCTTATAACACACAGTAcataacaatacaaaaacaaacacatctttAATGGGTCCTGGTCATCTGTGAGAGGCTGTCGATTTGGCCAGAATGGAAACGAGCAGTTTGTATGTATAATGCTACCGTTACACATGCATCTTGGCCCAAAAACATTGCAGCAGGTTTCACTGTCGGCGTTGTGTGTAAAAAGGAGCTGATTTGTCTCCAATTTGCCCGGGTCAGCACCTAAGAAGGTTTTCGGAAATCTTTGTCACGGCTAAACTTGTGAACAAAAGCAACAACATCCCTGGGCAAAGCATCCAAAAGTTAACAACGTTCTTACGTAAGACCTTTTTGTTTCTGACACAATTCctttaataaatgtgtgtgtgtgtgtgaatggggaaAAACCACTACCTAACCCTGATAATCGAACCTGACATTGTTGTGGCTTCCTGTGTGTGAACGGGGCCATGAGATTTTAACTAGAACCGTGCATTCCTCTCAGTAAAGATGCTGCTTCTATACAGTATGTATCATGAATGAAGGTCACTGAATAAGCAGGATGATTGATGGGAATTatctcacaaaacacatgttTAATTATTAGTCATAGTCTATGTTTGGGTGCTCCACTTGtttgcaaacacaaacattaaaaaaaccgATGTCAGGCGAATGTAACATGATGGATTAAAATATggtattgtatgtatgtatgtgggtgtctCTGCAGCAGTTTACACCCCCAAACCACTGACTCAGACCTCATTCCAACCACCCAACACgaagaaaaacaggaatgtAAATACCAGCCTCAGCACAATCATTAGTTATGTGCTTGCGTAGGTTTGGGTGGCTCTAGAACTCcaacaaaaaactacatttgTGCTGGCACCAGCTTTCCTGAGCAGTCAAAATAGGGCTCTAAGTAGAACAGAGTTAGTCTAACCTGTCAGATTAGGTTCTAgcctaaaataattttatgtttattgtgtAAACAATATAACTCTCTATTGACAGAGTTCCAAAATCTTCACACTTTTCACAATCTTAATTTTAGCAACTGACAAACTGGATGCTGTGTAAGAAAtgccaacaaagaaaaaaggaatgGCACAGAAGGAAAAGGTTtaaggacatttttttccccaatttcgTTTGAATTCATCCATAGGCTTCGTccatgtttcattcatttcatcaaCTACAAAAGCCATATTCGATCGCTTACAGATTATATATGAAATCTCTGAATTGTCTGCTACAGGGATACTAATGTCAAAAGTTTCCTGGTGTAATTAGGGGAagaattttatttatcaaaGTCCCTTTGACTGTGTGAAGATTAAATATAGGACATGAATCCAACAAAATATGTATGTAGTCCAGATGACACGATGAGAAACCTCCTTTTAAGTATGCGCGTTTCCTTCTATTCTGCCAGTCAGCCACGAACATTCTTATCTTCTGAAGGCAGAGGTAAAATCTGGAAACCAACACCATATTCCTGCTCCTTTATCTGTAGTGTATTGTAGTGGCTACTGCGTAATGGAAAGCAAAACAGTAATGAATCCACCAGAAtactaaagaaaataaaagtatcGACTATTTGTCACATTTATTAATCTTTagcacatatttttttcccccctgtctATGGATTTATAGATTTACAGATAAACCATTTGTCCAGATCTATCTTggctttaaatgttttaatacacTTATTGCAGGGATTCCGTGGATGGCAAAGAGTTATAGACATATGGGTGTCACACGTAAGATCCACAAAGACTTTGTTCCTCTTTCCTTTAGAAGACTGCGTGAGAAGAGTTTGTTTCCTCACGTGCCTTGAGttaatatatacaaatatatatttaatccTTGTGTTCAGGGTGTGTGTCCATTGTGGCCACAATAGCAAcagtagtttctttttttttttttaattcccccaGCCCAGTGATCCCAACGTTCCTCGGAACTCTGGGAATTCCTCAGAATTCTGAAGGAACTTCCTCTGACAGTTGTCCAGTCAACAGCTGTAGTTATCCAGTGTCCACTGTGTTGTTTTAATCCATGAGtaatgctgttctgtgctgtggccaaagacagcagcagcagcttttcCCACAAGTTCCATCAGCAATAATATTTCTCCAAAACAAAATATCTGTGaacatgttgaaaaaaaaaatatatattgcccTCATTTCTAAATATCAGAAATGTTTCTGCGGGAATATTCATTGTATATTACAAAGACGGTCATGCAGATTCATGCTACAGAACACGattacacatatatacaggCATTGATTAATACAAAGgtaacatatatttttatatttcattttttctgtgtatgcATATGCTTTCCCCATTAGCTTTATCATTACACTGGGGGTGGCCCAACaaattgataaaaatatatttttatggttcTAGATTAGTCCCATTaagaatactttaaaaatattgatttattggCTATAactggtttttaatttttattttcacgaGATATAAATCAATTTAAACTAACTTTtcctttaagaaaataaaaaagaaaaatacattttatttaaatttttttattaccaatcaatatttttttctatatcaGTTCTTAATGGTACTAATATAACGCCATATCTTTGTATCTATTTGGTGTATACTGTATGCCTTTTCACACTAATTAACAGTATttacagtaagtgtgtgtgtctgtgcgcgtgttgTGCCTGTGACAGTCAACTGTACAGTCACACCTCAATGTGTGCCAGTTGCTTAGCAACCATGCTATTGTTGCCATAGGTAATGGGTGAGATGCATTTCTGGAACCAGCAAGATCATACTATGTGTGACCCACCTGTTAGAATCTACTCACGTAAATAGCAATTTAcctgtgtaggtgtgtctgtCAAGATCAGTAAAATGGCCCTTCTTGTTTCTCGGCAACTCATCCCTACTGAGTGCTACAAACAACCCATAATGCACTAGATCCCAaagcataatgtgtgtgtgtgtgtttaaccttgaatttttttttctttacaaaaaagAGGTCAAACTTTACGGTGAATTACTTATTTAAATTACATAAGAACGCACTCTGTACATTCTGTCAACACTTAATGTACTGAAACCCACTTTTGAAACTGCAATTCGGCCACAATATTGCCAAATGACCCCCTGGGcatacaaacaaaatgcagttaaTTTGCCTACTGAGATCTGTGATGAGTTTCAATGCAAGCCATAGAGATGACATTACCTTTTATAGCATCTTGACGAAGCCTTCCAGTCCATTAAGAAAGAGTGCTGCTCTCAGCTTGTATGCAACCAGTAAAGACAACGTCTTTGCAGTTCTCTGCACCTAGACAACCGGAGACAGCTCAGTTTTTTGGCCATGTGGTGACAGTTTGggcaaagaaaagaagaaaaaaaaccagcagcgAGGGAGGAGCTCAGCCACATGCACAGGAGGGACAGTCCGCTGGGGCATTCCCAATGCTGTCCTGTCTTTGCAGCAGacagcgcacgcacacgcacatacacacacacacacaggtccagTGCACATTCCATGTCCGAGAAACGgggtttcctttttgtttttttgttcgttttttttttttttgtttttttgctttgcttatAACATTGCTGTAAGACGATGACACAGGATGATCCATGCAAAGATGTGACCAAGGCCCGGTGGTTtgcgtggtggggggggggggaggggcgtggcaCGTGAATCAAGACAAGGCTCCAGACATctccaggagggagggggggggaggatgggatAACAGTCATTGACGTGAGGTCCAAAGGGGGGGGTGATTATATGGTTTGGAAGCACATAATCTCATTTAAATAGGGCTGCGTAAATAATCTCCCTGattttaaaacactgttatTAAACTTTATATGGCCATGTGGAAAAGCCATTAATTGTCCTACTTATTGCTATTGAGAAGCTACCATTATTAAGGGACGATTGCTAACCAAAAAAGGAAGCGCTACTCTCCTCACTAGTCAAAGATGGGCGGGGTTTTGTCcattggggggggaaaaaacagattGGCTCCTCGTGTCCTGCTACAGTTTTAACACCATACGCAAATTCGTATCGCACCGTCGGCACGCCAAACGTAATTCTGCGGGGCGCAGGCAGTCCCTCTGCTGAATtcgagggggggaggagagacggCCCGTATGGAAGATgagggagaggcggggggggcgtggggccTGGCCTCACAGGATTGATGGGATGGGAGAGCGAGAGCGCCTCATTGGACAGGGCGAGTTGTAGGGCGATGTCACCGGAGACAGCCTCAGGGCGCTGCCGGCCAGGCCTGCTATGTTGCTTAAGCTCCTGGATTTCTCGTAGCCTTCAAACGCAGGGGGAGAAGTgcacaagacaaaacaaaacaaaaacaaaaaaaaaaaacgagggtGAGTCGCCATCGGCCAATCAGCAGTCAAGAACAAGACAAGACACGGACATGTGATGGGAAGTAACAGAGGGGTCATGCACAGCTCTGGGTTCCACGGTGCTTAACGAGCAGGAGTCCATTCGTGAAAATGCAAAGGGTCATACGTGATTGAAAACATCTTTGAGGATTTTTGCAAATTTACTGTACAAAAGACCAACTTGGCTAGattacattttctgtcattgtgAAAAGTCTAGATAGAAAAAAGAACTCGAATTTCCCTTTATTTTCACGATGAATGAAAAATCACTTCATCTTGAATGATACATAAGAATGAATATCTTCAACTCATGTTTTGCATAAAATTACTCATTTCGTAATTGAATTTGGTGATAATACAACTGCTGCATTGCAAAAACCTATAATACTCAAAATCTAACTAGTGAATGTTATTTAATACGGTATTCTACCTCTTGATAAATGCACTTTCTGCTGTTCTTTATGAAAGATATTGATGGTTCAGGCATTTAAAACCGTGCATGTGTTAATTACTGCACaaacaatgcattttcattcaattaaaaacaggTGTTGCCAGTATTCAACCGTTATCTGACCACATCATTCTgttttcattgttcatttttataaacactttgggggggggggggggtgaaaaaacattagcatttaacaaaagcaatgcaggtttaacAGAGTTTAAATCTGCTGTGTTTTAGTGCAAACATCTTACTCCGTTCTAAAAACTCAGTCAGGACGTGATTATTCGTCAAGAATAATACCGCGTTTTAACACCACACGAAAAAGCCGTGGTGCTAAAAAGCACCTGTGGAGTGCTCTACCTGAAGGGTTAACAGTCCATATCGGCTGCAGCCCTTCTCAACGGGGAGACAAAGTTGGCATTACTTATGTCCCCTTCACCTGCAAAGGACCACAGAGTGAGCAGAGGCCGCGATGGCACGCGGGCGCACCTggaattatattcatttttattaattaataataataataaatttattttatttagcgcttttcatgaactcaaagacacttgaatgttttgtattttaagcTTGTTCAAGCACTTTGGTCAACTGCGGTTGTTGTAAATGTGCCATATAAGTAAAACTTGACTTGACTTCGACTTGGAGGGTCTGTGTCTCCCGAAGCCACCTGGGATTTAGGGTCGCTCCGCGCGGTGCCTGTTGGGTCATCGCTAACcagttacaggcatttagcagacgctcctatccagagcgatttacacaactctttacacacagcatttatatctatttatactgctggatatatctgctgacccctggactttccacctctgaatTTCACTTCGCTCTTATCTTAGCTGGGGAAATCCAGTGTCCTTCACAACTCATTGGAGGTTTATTGCGTTTGAATGTCCCACTCTACGCTCAGCGAGATCATTGGATTCAGATCACAGGCTGGGAAAAGGGTATTAGGTTCTCACTATAAGCAATTATCTTGTAGCTTAATGGGGTCCCATATTACAGCGTAGATTAATTGCTATGATAATGAAGATAAAAGTTCAACTGCCATGTGATACGAATGCATATCTTAACTTGCATAAAATAGTAAAGCAGCttttcttaacaaaaaatatCCCAAAACTCGCCTGCAGTTGTTCAGTAATTCAGGATCAGGTTCAGTTGTTCaggattttttgaaaatgaagctGCTGGTAAATGTAGGCTAATCCAAGCCTGCTGTTGCGCTTAGTGTTATACAAGTAcgctaaacaaaataaaatctgttctgGCATGGGAAATATTTGTATAGGTTTTAGTTACTATAACTAGAGTAggttttagttatttattttccggCTAAGTACTTTGGTTAATACAGGCCACAGTAAGGAGTGAGGTAAATACTGGGTCTAATCTAGTTAAGTAAATTCCCAGCAGCCCACGGTCTCTCAGGTGtaggagagggacagaggcgGAGAGGTGTAGGAGAGGGACTGAGAGGCGGAGAGAGGTGtaggagagggacagaggtgGAGAAAGGTGTAGGAGAGGGActgagaggtggggagaggtgtaggagagggacagagaggtggagagaggtgtAAGAGAGGGACTGAGTGGTGGAGAGAGGTGTAGGAGAGGGACTGAGTGGTGGAGAGAGGTGtaagagagggacagagtggtGGAGAGAGGTGtaagagagggacagagtggtGGAGAGAGGTGTAAGAGAGCGACTGAGTGGTGGAGAGAGGTGTAGGAGAGGGGCggagagaggctgagaggtgtaggagagggactgagaggtggagagaggtgtaggagagggactgagaggtggagagaggtgtaggagagggactgagaggtgtaggagagggactgagagatggagagaggtgtaggagagggactgagaggcagagagaggtgtaggagagggactgagaggtggagagaggtgtAGGAGAGGAccgagaggcggagagagaggggacgggGCGCACCTGTTTTGCGGACGCCCCCGTCGGTGGAGCAGGTGTAGTCGCTGGCCGCCAGCAGGAAGCAGGTGCCCCCGGCGCTCCTCCGGATCCTGTCGCGCGTGCTGGACCTCCGCAGGGGATTGCAGTCCTCCGGGGAGAGGGTGAGGTCACTTCCCCCGCTGCAGTCGCCTGAAAGCACTGCTCCGGGGTGGCGGGTCGGGGAGGGTTGGCGGGGGAGTTAGAGACAATGCACGacacacacatcaaacattCACATCAAGCGTGTGCTACAGCCATAGGgcgtacagaaacacactcacaagagggggggggggagcttaaAGGTCACTTAGAGACTCAAAATAGACACGGTCTCTGGGGTCAAGGTGTGAATCATGATGCGCTGAGATTGGCACCACGgatgggacactgctgttgaacCCTCGAGTGCTGTCCctcagtggtttaaaaaaacaaaccacagtTTAAAGTACTCCGGCACCATCTTTGGtacaaataaatgatgaaaataatatCTGATTTTTGAGTGCTGCACCCaaagttacacaaacacacactatgcactacacacacacacacacacacacacacgcgcgcacacgttGTCTGTATCCCTCTCAATCTTCCACACCCACGTGCAAAGTTTCGGGAGCATTATTTGCATCCCGGAATAATTACTACATGCAGCTGGTTATATTCAGATCTATTCAggctgcaaaacaaaaggggaAACACCCTGCCATTAAAAGCATACAATACAACCCGGCACGCTAACCCACTACGccacacagcagctgctgccgctgctcaCCCGATCTGTTGCGTTCCAGCACCCTGTTCCCCCGGTTGCCCAGGCAGGGGTCCACCTGGGTGCTGTTGCAGGTGAGGTTGAGCTCCGCGTGGCCGTAGGTGGGGGACCCCGCCTGCGGGCCCTGGGGGATatgcttcttcctcttcttgggCAGCTTCTGCTTGGCCATGGCCAGCGAGTAGTACATCCCGAAGTTGTTGACGATGACGGGCACGGGCATGGCGATGGTCAGCACCCCAGCCAGGGCGCACAGGGCGCCCACCAGCATGCCCGTCCAGGTCTTGGGGTACATGTCGCCGTAGCCCAGCGTGGTCATGGTGACCACCGCCCACCAGAAGCCGATGGGGATGTTCTTGAACTCGGTGTGCTTGCTGGCGGTGGGGTCGGTGGGGCTGGCCCCGACGCGCTCGGCGTAGTAGATCATGGTGGCGAAGATGAGCACGCCCAGGGCGAGGaagatgatgaggaggaggaactCGTTGATGCTGGCGCGGAGCGTGTGGCCCAGCACGCGGAGACCCACAAAATGGCGGGTGAGCTTGAAGATGCGCAGGATCCGCACGAATCGCACCACACGCAGGAAGCCCAGCACGTCCTTGGCGGCCTTGGAGGAGAGCCCGCTCAGCCCCACCTCCAGGTAGAAGGGCAGGATGGCCACGAAGTCGATGATGTTCAGCACGCTCTTGACGAACTCCAGCTTGTCCGGGCTGAAGGTCACCCGCACCAGGAACTCGATGGTGAACCAGAGGACGCAGACGCCCTCCACGTAGGTGAGCGCCGGGTCCGTCTCGATCTCGTAGTGCGGGCCGGGGTCCGGCTGGCTGTCGTTGCGCGACGCGTCCGTCTTGTTGACGATGGTGTTGAAGGCCTCGTGCGTCTCCAGGCAGAAGGTGGTGATGGAGACGAGGATGAAGAACAAGGAGGCGAAGGCCACAAACtgcaagaggagagaggggcagagccAGCTGTTTAGACAGGCAGGCATATATTATGGAGCACCCATCCAGTAAACTGCTTAGGTTGATCTATATTCTTGGTTTATTTAATCAAGCACGTTTCTGGGGTTCTCTTGTTCCATAGGATCCATATTTCAAAGCACGCACACAatcagtctgtctctcacattcactcacacattacattacattacattacaggcatttagcagatgctcttatccagagcgacgtacaacaagtgcacaCACCCATGCTCACATACTTTTTCAGTATGCGTAAAGAAATCTGTGGAGAAAGACTGGTGCAATGGTTCAAGTTCaggtaatttattattatattttattataaaagatCTTCGTGGAGAGGTCAGACATAAGCTTACTTATGTTTGTGACCAGATTTGTACAATGTATCACAGCCTAAGAGATCCTCTGGAAAACAGAAATGAGAGAACTTGATTATCTTCCTGTGTAGTGAGTCCTCCCAGTTCTTGATTCAAAAATCAACATTCAGCAATTAGATGACCAAGCAACTTGGTACACTCCCACCTACTGATCCCCTGTCAATAATTATAGACTGAATACCACAACAACTTGACTCTGAACTCAGTCACTCATCATGGCAGATTAGCATCTGCTCATCCATCAGAGTACACACCCTTCTGTCACACCATTGAGAAGAAATCGGATGGTCATGCAGTTGTGAAACAGAACCACAGAGATCATAATAAGGTTATGGAACGATGATAACATCTGAATTTGATTTTTGTAAAAAGCCCTGCCTTGTACGTTCCTAAATGCTGAAGAAAAGAAGACCTAGAGGAAATTCTGGCATGGTTCCAGCCTGGCTGGAAGCAGATCCAGCTGGTTTTAAGCTGGTTTGGAGATGGTCAAGCTTGGCGACAAGATGGTTGAGAGAGCAACAAAGCTGGCAAGACCATGTCCAGCTGGTGGGCCAGCTTGGTACAGACAGCAGACCATCACCAAATCCAGATGGAGTCCAGATGGAgtccagctggagcagaagctggttccTGCTAGATTCCATCTTAGGCTGGTGGCTGGAATTTCTGACAGGGAAACGTTGCCAATGTGTACAATCGCCAAAGAATTCACCCTCCCACCCAACCATTCAACTTAATCAAATGACAttgacattttgctgtgtgtgtcatGAGACTAAAACTCAAGATTTTTATTTGAAGCAGTGTTGGTGTATTTTTAATCAAAGCTCTCTTTGATGCTCCTTCTGACGACGGCTGTCCTTTATTAAGGACTTGAACTAAGTCTGAGCTCCAGAAGCCAAGTTTCTCACACTGCATTCTTGCGATGTAGGTCATTCTACCCCAATGGGGTAAGCCAGCGATCTCACAAAGTGTGCTAACAAGGCGCCTCTTTTGATGTACCataaatgcttttcttttttcttttttttttctttttatttttattttttagaaagttCCAGCAAGCAGCTAGCTCATGCAGgtaaaaacctgcaaacacttTTGACTGGACAAACCGTTGTGACACCTGTGCAATTCACACTCACTGCAGcttgtataattgtataatcATACATAATtgggttttttatttgaatttagaCAGTACAATTTTTCACTGCTTCTTGTACTGTGGGAAGTGGTGGGCAGTGAGAACCCCTATAAAAGTCAACAGCACAAGTACATTAACAAGTGCTAATGAGCATGCAATTTGTAT is part of the Anguilla anguilla isolate fAngAng1 chromosome 7, fAngAng1.pri, whole genome shotgun sequence genome and encodes:
- the kcnc2 gene encoding potassium voltage-gated channel subfamily C member 2 isoform X3; this encodes MGKIDDNERIILNVGGTRHETYRTTLKTLPGTRLALLASEADTESVLDQLQQVPGFLEYNPKNNEYFFDRHPGVFAYVLNYYRTGKLHCPADVCGPLFEEELSFWGIDETDVEPCCWMTYRQHRDAEEALDVFELNVDNGDGEEEDINKRLGIEDVVSPDGNVSRWKKWQPVIWNLFEDPYSSRAARFVAFASLFFILVSITTFCLETHEAFNTIVNKTDASRNDSQPDPGPHYEIETDPALTYVEGVCVLWFTIEFLVRVTFSPDKLEFVKSVLNIIDFVAILPFYLEVGLSGLSSKAAKDVLGFLRVVRFVRILRIFKLTRHFVGLRVLGHTLRASINEFLLLIIFLALGVLIFATMIYYAERVGASPTDPTASKHTEFKNIPIGFWWAVVTMTTLGYGDMYPKTWTGMLVGALCALAGVLTIAMPVPVIVNNFGMYYSLAMAKQKLPKKRKKHIPQGPQAGSPTYGHAELNLTCNSTQVDPCLGNRGNRVLERNRSVLSGDCSGGSDLTLSPEDCNPLRRSSTRDRIRRSAGGTCFLLAASDYTCSTDGGVRKTGAENCKDVVFTGCIQAESSTLS
- the kcnc2 gene encoding potassium voltage-gated channel subfamily C member 2 isoform X1, whose amino-acid sequence is MGKIDDNERIILNVGGTRHETYRTTLKTLPGTRLALLASEADTESVLDQLQQVPGFLEYNPKNNEYFFDRHPGVFAYVLNYYRTGKLHCPADVCGPLFEEELSFWGIDETDVEPCCWMTYRQHRDAEEALDVFELNVDNGDGEEEDINKRLGIEDVVSPDGNVSRWKKWQPVIWNLFEDPYSSRAARFVAFASLFFILVSITTFCLETHEAFNTIVNKTDASRNDSQPDPGPHYEIETDPALTYVEGVCVLWFTIEFLVRVTFSPDKLEFVKSVLNIIDFVAILPFYLEVGLSGLSSKAAKDVLGFLRVVRFVRILRIFKLTRHFVGLRVLGHTLRASINEFLLLIIFLALGVLIFATMIYYAERVGASPTDPTASKHTEFKNIPIGFWWAVVTMTTLGYGDMYPKTWTGMLVGALCALAGVLTIAMPVPVIVNNFGMYYSLAMAKQKLPKKRKKHIPQGPQAGSPTYGHAELNLTCNSTQVDPCLGNRGNRVLERNRSVLSGDCSGGSDLTLSPEDCNPLRRSSTRDRIRRSAGGTCFLLAASDYTCSTDGGVRKTGYEKSRSLSNIAGLAGSALRLSPVTSPYNSPCPMRRSRSPIPSIL
- the kcnc2 gene encoding potassium voltage-gated channel subfamily C member 2 isoform X2, whose translation is MGKIDDNERIILNVGGTRHETYRTTLKTLPGTRLALLASEADTESVLDQLQQVPGFLEYNPKNNEYFFDRHPGVFAYVLNYYRTGKLHCPADVCGPLFEEELSFWGIDETDVEPCCWMTYRQHRDAEEALDVFELNVDNGDGEEEDINKRLGIEDVVSPDGNVSRWKKWQPVIWNLFEDPYSSRAARFVAFASLFFILVSITTFCLETHEAFNTIVNKTDASRNDSQPDPGPHYEIETDPALTYVEGVCVLWFTIEFLVRVTFSPDKLEFVKSVLNIIDFVAILPFYLEVGLSGLSSKAAKDVLGFLRVVRFVRILRIFKLTRHFVGLRVLGHTLRASINEFLLLIIFLALGVLIFATMIYYAERVGASPTDPTASKHTEFKNIPIGFWWAVVTMTTLGYGDMYPKTWTGMLVGALCALAGVLTIAMPVPVIVNNFGMYYSLAMAKQKLPKKRKKHIPQGPQAGSPTYGHAELNLTCNSTQVDPCLGNRGNRVLERNRSVLSGDCSGGSDLTLSPEDCNPLRRSSTRDRIRRSAGGTCFLLAASDYTCSTDGGVRKTGEGDISNANFVSPLRRAAADMDC